From a region of the Tiliqua scincoides isolate rTilSci1 chromosome 4, rTilSci1.hap2, whole genome shotgun sequence genome:
- the CPNE3 gene encoding copine-3, which yields MAAQCVTKVELTISCSNLLDKDVGSKSDPLCVLLQHTSGQQWYEVDRTERINNCLDPKFSKKFLIDYYFELIQKLKFGIYDIDNKTVDLSDDDFLGEFECTLGQIVSSKTVTRPLLQRNGKPAGKGRITISAEEVKDNRVVMFEVEARKLDNKDLFGKSDPYLEFHKQISEGNWVMVHRTEVIKNNLNPVWRPFKISLNSLCYGDMDKTIKVECYDYDNDGSHDLIGTFQTTMSKLKEASRQSPAEFECINEKKRQKKKSYKNSGVVSVKHCEIIMECTFLDYIMGGCQLNFTVGIDFTGSNGDPRSPDSLHYISPNGVNEYLTAIWSVGTVIQDYDIDKMFPAFGFGAQIPPSWQVSHEFPLNFNPSNPFCTGIQGIVDAYRACLPQIRLYGPTNFSPIINHVARFAAAATQQRTASQYFVLLIITDGVITDLDETRSAIVNAAKLPMSIIIVGVGGADFSAMEFLDSDTGALRSRSGEAAIRDIVQFVPFRQFQNAPKEALSQSVLAEVPQQVVNYFSSYKLQPPNNPAAKQVGS from the exons ATGGCAGCACAGTGTGTAACAAAGGTGGAGCTGACCATCTCCTGTAGCAATCTCCTGGATAAAGATGTTGGCTCCAAGTCGGACCCTCTTTGTGTACTTCTTCAGCATACCAGTGGACAGCAGTGGTATGAG GTTGATCGCACAGAAAGAATCAACAACTGTTTGGACCCCAAGTTTTCCAAGAAGTTCCTAATTGATTACTACTTTGAGCTCATCCAGAAGCTCAAATTTGGGATTTATGACATTGACAACAAAACTGTTGATCTGAGTGACGATGATTTCCTAGGAGAATTTGAATGCACACTGGGGCAG ATTGTTTCTAGCAAAACAGTTACTAGGCCACTGTTGCAGAGAAATGGCAAACCTGCAGGAAAAGGAAGAATTACG ATTTCAGCCGAAGAAGTAAAAGATAACAGAGTGGTCATGTTTGAAGTTGAAGCAAGGAAATTGGATAACAAG GATTTGTTTGGCAAATCTGATCCTTATTTGGAATTTCACAAACAGATCTCTGAAGGAAACTGGGTGATGGTACACAGAACAGAA GTTATTAAAAATAACTTGAACCCTGTCTGGAGACCATTTAAAATCTCTCTCAACTCCTTGTGTTATGGCGATATGGACAAAACTATCAAG GTTGAGTGCTATGATTACGACAACGATGGGTCGCATGATCTCATTGGGACCTTTCAAACCACCATGTCAAAATTGAAAGAAGCATCTCGACAGTCACCA GCTGAATTTGAATGCATCAATGAAAAGAAGAGGCAAAAGAAGAAAAGCTACAAAAATTCAGGAGTTGTGAGTGTGAAACACTGTGAG ATTATCATGGAATGTACTTTCCTTGACTACATCATGGGAGGGTGCCAGCTGAATTTTACT GTTGGCATTGACTTTACGGGCTCTAATGGAGATCCTCGCTCTCCAGACTCTCTACATTACATCAGCCCTAACGGGGTGAATGAATACTTGACTGCTATTTGGTCTGTGGGGACGGTAATTCAGGACTATGATAT AGATAAGATGTTTCCAGCTTTTGGATTTGGTGCTCAGATCCCTCCCTCATGGCAG GTGTCGCATGAATTTCCATTGAACTTTAACCCATCAAACCCATTCTGTACTG GAATCCAAGGTATTGTGGATGCGTACCGGGCCTGCCTTCCTCAAATAAGGCTGTATGGGCCCACCAACTTCTCTCCAATAATAAACCACGTGGCTAGATTTGCTGCAGCAGCTACCCAACAAAGAACAGCCTCA CAATATTTTGTCCTCCTGATAATCACTGATGGTGTGATAACAGACCTTGATGAGACCAGATCTGCCATTGTCAATGCAGCCAAACTTCCTATGTCCATTATCATTGTTGGTGTTGGGGGAGCTGATTTCAGTGCCATGGAGTTTCTTGACAGCGACACTGGTGCTCTACGATCTCGTTCAGGAGAGGCTGCTATTAGAGACATTGTCCAGTTTGTGCCATTCAGACAGTTCCAGAAT GCTCCCAAGGAAGCCCTTTCTCAAAGTGTTCTGGCTGAAGTGCCTCAGCAAGTGGTCAACTACTTCAGCTCATACAAGCTTCAACCCCCAAACAACCCAGCAGCAAAGCAAGTTGGAAGCTGA